One region of Paraburkholderia phymatum STM815 genomic DNA includes:
- a CDS encoding glycogen/starch/alpha-glucan phosphorylase, producing MDADALRRGVLDNLICLQARPPAIATPHDWYMALAYSVRDRMLARWAATIQTYAAQELRVACYLSAEFLIGPQLGNNLVNLGIEDNARAAMQSLGQDLDSLLALEEEPGLGNGGLGRLAACYLDSLATLEIPSVGYGIRYEFGIFDQEIHNGCQVEVTDKWLQKGNPWEIVRPNVAYYVAFGGHAESGVDEQGRYTVRWMPARMVKGVACDTPMLGFRVNTCNTLRLWKSEAIESFDLQDFNAGDYYQAVQEKVISETLSKVLYPNDEPEAGKRLRLAQQYFFVSCSLQDMLRLLDLKGEPIARFADMFTVQLNDTHPSIAVAELMRLLVDVRSVPWDDAWATTCRALAYTNHTLLPEALETWGLPLFSSLLPRPLEIIYEINRRFLELVRRKYPGDEARVARMSLIDESGEKRVRMAHLSTIGSHAVNGVAQLHSTLLRQTVLRDFAELWPERFLNVTNGVTPRRFMLLSNPGLASLLDETVGKGWVTDLTRLRTLEAFADNLAFQQKWRDVKLANKKMLAERIGHVTRIAVDPDALFDIQVKRIHEYKRQHLNALYIITLYQRLRRNIEQGVVPRCFIFGGKAAPGYAMAKLMIRLITGIAEVVNNDASMKGRLKVVFYPDFNVKNAHFIYPAADLSEQISTAGKEASGTGNMKFMMNGALTIGTLDGANIEIRDEAGSDNFFLFGLTASQVDSVKREGYRPAVHVERNEELRETLGLIADGYFSRGDRQVFRPLVDNLLNADPFLVLADYADYVACQERVSSAWQDPVRWTRMSILNTARSGKFSSDRAIGEYCERIWTISPVRIALDRG from the coding sequence ATGGATGCCGACGCGCTGCGCCGCGGGGTGCTCGATAACCTGATTTGCCTGCAGGCTCGGCCGCCCGCTATCGCGACGCCGCATGACTGGTACATGGCACTCGCTTACAGCGTGCGCGACCGCATGCTGGCGCGCTGGGCCGCGACGATCCAGACTTATGCCGCGCAGGAATTGCGGGTGGCGTGCTATCTCTCGGCCGAATTCCTGATCGGACCTCAACTCGGCAACAACCTCGTCAACCTCGGGATCGAGGACAACGCGCGGGCGGCGATGCAGTCCCTGGGCCAGGATCTCGACAGCCTGCTTGCGCTGGAGGAGGAGCCGGGGCTCGGCAACGGCGGGCTCGGACGGCTGGCCGCCTGTTATCTGGATTCGCTCGCGACGCTCGAAATTCCGTCCGTCGGCTATGGCATCCGCTATGAGTTCGGCATCTTCGATCAGGAAATCCACAACGGCTGCCAGGTCGAGGTGACCGACAAATGGCTGCAAAAGGGCAATCCGTGGGAGATCGTGCGCCCGAACGTCGCGTATTACGTGGCCTTCGGCGGCCATGCCGAAAGCGGTGTCGATGAGCAGGGCCGCTACACGGTGCGGTGGATGCCGGCCCGCATGGTAAAGGGCGTCGCGTGCGATACGCCGATGCTCGGGTTTCGCGTCAACACCTGCAACACGCTCCGTCTGTGGAAGAGCGAAGCCATCGAGTCGTTCGATCTGCAGGACTTCAACGCAGGCGATTACTACCAGGCCGTGCAGGAAAAGGTGATTTCCGAAACGCTGTCGAAAGTGCTCTATCCCAACGACGAGCCCGAGGCCGGCAAGCGCTTGCGCCTCGCGCAGCAGTACTTTTTCGTGTCGTGCTCGTTGCAGGACATGTTGCGTCTGCTCGATCTGAAGGGGGAGCCGATCGCGCGTTTTGCCGATATGTTCACCGTGCAACTGAACGACACGCATCCTTCCATCGCGGTGGCTGAACTGATGCGTTTGCTGGTCGACGTGCGGAGCGTTCCATGGGATGACGCGTGGGCGACCACCTGTCGCGCGCTCGCGTACACCAATCACACGCTGCTGCCCGAGGCCCTCGAAACCTGGGGGCTTCCGCTCTTTAGCAGCTTGCTGCCGCGTCCCCTCGAGATCATCTACGAGATCAACCGCCGTTTCCTCGAACTGGTGCGGCGCAAGTATCCCGGCGACGAGGCACGCGTCGCGCGTATGTCGCTGATCGACGAGAGCGGCGAGAAGCGAGTCCGCATGGCGCATCTGTCGACGATCGGCAGTCATGCCGTCAACGGCGTCGCGCAATTGCACTCGACCTTGCTGCGGCAAACCGTGCTGCGAGATTTCGCCGAGCTGTGGCCGGAGCGTTTTCTCAATGTCACCAACGGCGTCACGCCGCGCCGGTTCATGCTGCTGAGCAACCCGGGACTCGCAAGCCTGCTCGACGAAACGGTGGGCAAAGGGTGGGTCACCGACCTCACGCGGCTGCGCACGCTCGAGGCTTTCGCCGACAATCTGGCATTCCAGCAGAAGTGGCGCGACGTGAAGCTCGCGAACAAGAAGATGTTGGCGGAGCGGATCGGCCATGTCACGCGTATCGCCGTCGATCCCGATGCGCTGTTCGACATTCAGGTCAAACGCATTCACGAGTACAAGCGGCAGCATCTGAACGCGTTGTACATCATTACGCTTTATCAGCGCTTGCGTCGCAACATCGAGCAGGGCGTCGTTCCGCGTTGCTTCATTTTCGGTGGGAAAGCGGCGCCAGGCTACGCGATGGCGAAGCTGATGATCCGGCTCATCACGGGCATTGCCGAGGTCGTCAACAACGACGCATCGATGAAGGGCCGGCTCAAGGTCGTGTTCTATCCCGACTTCAATGTGAAGAATGCGCACTTCATCTATCCGGCTGCAGACTTGTCCGAGCAGATTTCGACGGCAGGCAAGGAAGCGTCGGGCACGGGAAACATGAAGTTCATGATGAACGGTGCGCTCACGATCGGCACGCTGGACGGCGCGAACATCGAGATCCGCGATGAAGCAGGGAGCGACAACTTTTTCCTCTTCGGTCTGACGGCTTCGCAGGTGGACAGCGTCAAGCGTGAAGGTTACCGGCCCGCGGTGCATGTCGAGCGCAACGAAGAACTGCGCGAAACGCTCGGTCTGATTGCGGACGGCTATTTTTCGCGAGGCGACAGGCAGGTGTTCCGCCCGCTCGTCGATAATCTGCTCAACGCCGATCCGTTTCTCGTACTCGCCGATTACGCCGATTACGTTGCCTGCCAGGAGCGTGTGAGTTCTGCGTGGCAGGACCCGGTGCGCTGGACGCGGATGTCGATCCTCAACACCGCGCGCTCGGGGAAGTTCTCGTCGGATCGCGCGATTGGCGAATACTGCGAGCGGATCTGGACCATTTCGCCCGTGCGTATCGCACTCGATCGAGGTTGA